One region of Actinomycetes bacterium genomic DNA includes:
- a CDS encoding nickel transporter: RRGLVVLGFAGGLVPSPSAVVVLVGALALGRAWFGVALVAAYGVGMAVTLTGVGLLLVRLRARRVADRPGGRHARPGWLALAHRALPVVTASLIVATGLALALRGATQL, translated from the coding sequence GGCGGCGCGGCTTGGTGGTGCTAGGGTTCGCGGGCGGGCTCGTGCCCAGCCCGTCGGCGGTGGTCGTCCTGGTCGGCGCGCTCGCGCTCGGCCGCGCGTGGTTCGGCGTCGCCCTGGTGGCGGCATATGGGGTGGGCATGGCGGTCACCCTCACCGGCGTCGGGCTGCTCCTGGTCCGCCTGCGCGCCCGCCGGGTCGCCGACCGGCCGGGGGGGCGCCACGCCCGGCCCGGCTGGCTCGCCCTGGCCCACCGGGCCCTGCCGGTCGTCACCGCCTCGCTGATCGTCGCGACCGGTCTCGCCCTCGCGCTCCGGGGT